One Dermacentor andersoni chromosome 6, qqDerAnde1_hic_scaffold, whole genome shotgun sequence genomic window carries:
- the LOC126523337 gene encoding arylamine N-acetyltransferase-like: MELNNIFGRLLLTLGFKFHIRAARVRWRRPIDSSLTTLTHMLLCVDLDEEGEYVADMGFGGGPNPFKALPVEGDPEPYRARRLDEEGNIEVAIKWTGRDGASPTWRPLFDVFAPPQNWIDFVPVYWYFKLHPRSLLRHTLMVGRFDDDSWLMLVDGRFSRRSTIGQVEQRHIKDVEEVLRLFDTEFALKLNPDVDLDFLRPRIESVI, translated from the coding sequence ATGGAGCTCAATAACATCTTCGGCAGGCTTCTGCTGACATTGGGCTTCAAATTCCACATTCGGGCTGCCCGGGTCCGCTGGAGGCGTCCAATAGACTCGTCACTCACTACCCTAACACACATGCTTTTATGCGTCGACCTAGACGAGGAAGGCGAGTACGTCGCTGACATGGGCTTCGGCGGTGGGCCCAATCCGTTCAAGGCGCTTCCTGTAGAAGGCGACCCTGAGCCTTACCGTGCACGCAGACTCGATGAAGAAGGTAACATCGAGGTGGCCATCAAGTGGACGGGACGCGATGGCGCATCGCCGACTTGGCGTCCCCTGTTTGACGTGTTTGCTCCACCGCAAAATTGGATCGACTTCGTCCCAGTGTACTGGTACTTCAAGCTGCACCCGCGATCGCTTCTCCGTCACACGCTCATGGTGGGGCGCTTCGACGACGATTCGTGGCTGATGCTAGTGGACGGTCGCTTCTCTCGCCGCTCGACCATCGGGCAAGTGGAGCAGCGTCACATCAAGGACGTGGAAGAAGTTCTTCGCCTCTTCGACACCGAGTTTGCTTTAAAACTGAATCCCGACGTCGACCTCGATTTCCTCAGGCCAAGGATTGAGAGCGTTATTTAG